The following coding sequences are from one Nicotiana tomentosiformis chromosome 3, ASM39032v3, whole genome shotgun sequence window:
- the LOC104110471 gene encoding agamous-like MADS-box protein AGL80, translating into MTRKKVKLAFITNDSARKATFKKRKKGLMKKVSELSTLCGIDACAIIYSPYENQPEVWPNTMGAQRVLAEFKRMPEMEQSKKMVNQESFIRQRIAKASEQLKKQSKENREKEMTEVMYQCLAGKGLQNLNLGDLNDLDWVVDQNLKEINKRIEAFKKGASTSSSAIVSQAVAPPLVEQKPVVELGLEGMQRTQTEWFNNWINNNTSEHQIEFGHGDEMIMPNFSDNHNTSVWPNAFFP; encoded by the coding sequence ATGACAAGGAAGAAAGTGAAGTTAGCTTTTATAACTAATGACTCGGCAAGAAAAGCAACATTTAAGAAAAGGAAGAAGGGTCTGATGAAGAAGGTGAGTGAATTGAGCACCCTTTGTGGAATTGATGCTTGTGCTATTATTTATAGCCCTTATGAAAACCAACCTGAGGTATGGCCAAACACCATGGGAGCTCAACGCGTGCTCGCGGAGTTCAAGAGAATGCCAGAGATGGAACAGAGCAAGAAAATGGTGAATCAAGAGAGTTTTATCAGACAAAGAATTGCAAAAGCGAGCGAGCAGCTGAAGAAACAAAGCAAGGAGAACAGAGAGAAGGAGATGACTGAAGTTATGTACCAGTGTTTGGCTGGAAAAGGGCTGCAAAATTTGAACTTGGGAGATTTGAATGATCTTGATTGGGTTGTTGATCAGAATTTGAAGGAGATTAATAAGAGGATTGAAGCATTTAAAAAAGGGGCTTCCACATCTTCTTCTGCTATTGTTTCACAGGCTGTTGCTCCTCCACTAGTGGAGCAAAAGCCAGTGGTGGAATTAGGGTTGGAGGGGATGCAGAGGACACAAACAGAGTGGTTTAATAATTGGATAAATAACAACACAAGTGAACATCAGATTGAATTTGGACATGGAGATGAAATGATTATGCCTAATTTTAGTGATAACCACAACACTAGTGTGTGGCCTAATGCTTTCTTTCCTTAG